The DNA segment TCAGTTGCAGCAGGGCCTGGGCGTCACCGGTCTGAACCGTGACGTCTCCTGGGGACTGTACATCGGACAGCTGACCTACATGGTCGGCATCGCCGCCTCGGCGGTCATGCTGGTCCTGCCCTATTATCTGCACAACCATAAGGCCTTCGGGAAGCTGGTCATCTTCGGCGAGTTTTTGGCCGTCTCCGCCGTGGTCGTCTGCCTGCTGTTCGTTGTGGTCGACCTGGGTCAGCCCCAGCGACTGATGAACGTTATCCTTTACCCCACGCCCAACTCGGTCCTGTTTTGGGACATGGTGGTCTTGAACGGATATCTCTTCCTGAACATCATCATCGGCTGGTCTGTGCTGCACGCCGTGAAGAAAGGCGTTCGCCCGGCTTCCTGGGTCAAGGTCCTGATTTACGTGTCTATTCCCTGGGCCGTGAGCATCCATACAGTCACGGCGTTTCTGTACGCCGGTCTTCCCGGGCGGTACTTCTGGCATGACTCTCTGCTTGCGGCCAGCTTCCTGTCCGGCGCTTTCGCCGCTGGCCCCGCGTTGCTGCTGCTGATTTTGATGATCGTGCAAAAGGTGTCGGATCTGAAAATCCCCAAGGAAGCGATTCAGACCATGACCAAGATCATCACCTATGCCTGGGCCATCAATCTGTTCATGGTGCTGTTGAAGATCTTTTCCGCCTACTACAGCCAGTATCCCGCGAAGATGGCCGCCTTTGACTACATGTTCGGCGGGTACGGTGGAGAGCAGCTGATGCCCTGGATGTGGAACTTCGTGTTCCTGGGGGTCGTCTCCCTCGCCTTGTTGGTCATCCCCGCCACCCGGAACAATCCGGTTACCATGACCATCGCCCTGGTCATGGTTTTTGTCGCCGGCTGGATCGACAAGGGCCTGACCATGGTCATCGCCGGGTTCATTCCCAACCCCTTCAAGGTCCACACGGAGTACTGGCCGACGATTCCCGAGGTTTTCATCTCCGTGGGCGTGTATGCCGTGGGCCTATTGATTCTGACCGTCCTGTACAAGGTGGCCCTTGCGGTACAGCGGGAGTCCGCTTCCTAGGCGCTACCAAGCGCATTCTCGAATCCAAACCTCCAAGCCCGCCGCGACCTGAACCGCGGCGGGCTTTTCTTTGCGCCGACGGCCCGGCAAGTCCAAGGCTAAGAACAAAGGCTGAGAAAGGCGAGGAACCCCTTTGGCCCCATGCGCGAAGCGGCGAAATATTCCTGTCAAAAATTGCCCTTCACGCTCTTGACATCACAGCCTAAACGTCTCAAGAATATCTGGTCGTTCGGCTTTCCTGAAGGGCAATGGGCGTGCCGATAGCTCGGATTTCCAGCGACAGGACCACGACCAGCGCGTTATTACGATTGTCTTTTGAGGGGGGGCGCTTTTCGTCCGGATACGGGACGACCTCGCCCGTGGCGTCGAGAGTGCGACGTCGAAGCACCACAACCTGCTCACGGAATTGATCCCGGGCAGATTTCATTCAAACTGGAGGTAGAAAATGGGTTGGAAGATTACTGTTGATGTCGACAAGTGTACGGGCGACGGCGAGTGCGTCGATGTTTGCCCTGTTGAAGTCTATGAACTTCAGGACGGAAAGGCCGTTGCCGTGAACGAGGAAGAGTGCCTGGGCTGTGAATCGTGCATAGAGGTCTGTGAATCCAACGCCCTCACGGTTGAGGAAGTCTAAACGCTGACTTTTTTCTCATAACTGTCATTCGTTTTGCCAAAAGGAGGGTCGCCCTCCTTTTGGCGTTTTAGGAGCACGGCATGTCACTGGATTTCTCACCATTTTTCACGAAATACGAAAAACTATTGGCTGATGTGGACAAGGTTTTCGTCACGGTCAAGGAACAGCATCCGGACTGCGTGACCTGCACGACGGGGTGCAGTGACTGCTGCCACGCCGTTTTCGACTTGCCCTTGATTGAAGCCTTGTACTTGAATCACCATTTTCACGGTGTTCTGCCCAAGGAAACCAAAGCCCAGATTTTGGCCAAGGCCGACCAAGCTGATCGCGCGGCCTATAAATTGAAGTATCAGGCTCACAAGAGGCAACGCTCCGGCGAGGATACGGACGTCATTCTGGAGGACATGGCTCGCAAACGGGTTCGTTGTCCGCTGCTCAACGCCCAGGATCGTTGTGATCTTTACGCATTCCGGCCTATAACATGTCGGTTGTACGGCATTCCGCAGGAAGTCGGCGGTAAGGCCAGGACGTGCGCGTTTTCCAAGTTTTCACCCGGCGCTCCGTATCCCACGGTCCATGTGGACAAGATCCACCAGGCATTGGCTGCTCTGAGCATGGAACTGGTCGCTTCGCTGAATACAAAATACAATCAGATGGCCGATATGCTCGTTCCTCCGTCCATGGCCCTGCTCACGGTGTACGACGATGAATACTTGGGGCTGGCAAAGTCATCCGGGTGCTCCTCCTCCGGGTGTTCGCCATCCGGATGTTCGCCATCAGGGGCTTCGACGGGTGGTTGCGGTCCTGTCAAGAAGGACGGCTGTTCGTGCGGTCCGAACGAGTGTGATCCCGGGAGCTGCGAGCCATGTCGGAAATAGACGAACAGCAAGAGCAGAAACGGGCGATTTACGAGAGTCTTTCTCCCAGAGCCAAGACCTATGTCGCCAAGGTCGGGTACGACAAGTGGGACCCGTTTCAGAAGCCCAACGATCCGCTGGACCTGCGAAAACACACCACGGACAAGACCGCCCGGGCCATGGCCATGGGGTTTTTGCAGCAACGCAAGGAAGAACATTACTCCAATATCTACGCCAAAGCCGTGATGGACATGTGCATGGGACTAATGGACAACGATGAGCGCTATCTGGCCATGTATGAATTTTGCCGCTGGTATCAGGAGCAACCCCAGCCCCATGAAGAAGTTTTGGAGCAGCGAACGTTTCGACGCGACTAGATCAGGCCGACAACCATACCCCGCAAACTCACTGGAGCGATCATGACCGCATCCTCGAAAACCGACGATTTTATCAAGGAAAAGAAAAACCTTCTTGCTCAGAACGCCGATTGCGGCAACTCACATTACAACCTGGGCGTTGCCTACCTGTCCCAACGCAAATGGAAGGAAGCTGAGGAGGAATTCTTCGCGGCCGTGGAGTCCTCTCCCACGTTGGCCGAAGCCTATGTGCAACTGGGCGGTATCCGGATGTACCAAAACGATCTGGAAGGTTGCCTGTACTTCAATCAAAAAGCCGTGGATGTGCGCCCCAAGTTTCCCGTACCGTATGGCAATATCGGCTTTGTGCACCTCCAGAACGGTGAGCCGGAAAAGGCGCTGGAGCCGCTGATGCAGGCCCTTTCGTTACAACCAAAATTCATCCAGGCACATACGACCTTGGCCAGTGCGTATTATGTCTTGGGGAATCTGGAAAAATGCATTGACCATTGCGAACGGGCCCTGAAGGTCGAGCCTCGGTTCGCCCCGGCCTATAATAACCTCGCACTGTGCTACTACGATCAGGGCAAGTTCGATCTGGCCCTGGAAAATATGGACAAGGCCTTGGAGTATGGTTTCGAGGTGGTACCGGAGTTTCGCGCTCGGCTCGAGGAACATCGGTCCTGATCTTTGACCGCGGTGTCCGAGAGGCTCAAACCACCCGATGGGTGGCCGGGAGGTCCTGGTGGCATATTTCAAGTCCATGAAGCAGGATTTTTCAACTTTTCTGCCCCAAGACGATTGGCGAGAGCAGTGGGAGCCCTACCTGGATCTGCCGCTCCGAAAGGTTTTAGGGCCGTTATTCTCCCTGTTGCTGGCTCCGGTACCGCTTTTGAAGTGGCGAGCGGTCTCGGCCTTCGGGGTGACGGTGTCCAGGCTGGCGGAGCAGGATTTGGAGTCTGCGCGGGTAGTCATGCGCCGGTTGATGTGGAATTTGAATGAAGAATCCGGGGCCATTGGCTGGGGAGCACCGGAGTCCATGGGGGAGAGCCTGGCACGGTGTTCAAGGCTAGCCGTGGAATTCAACCGGATTCTGATTTCCTACGCCCAAGAACCCGCGTCTGGTGACGGCAACTACCTC comes from the Desulfonatronum sp. SC1 genome and includes:
- the dsrP gene encoding sulfate reduction electron transfer complex DsrMKJOP subunit DsrP — encoded protein: MLEKALQGNKAYWGWIASLLVVIGIGFGFYVYQLQQGLGVTGLNRDVSWGLYIGQLTYMVGIAASAVMLVLPYYLHNHKAFGKLVIFGEFLAVSAVVVCLLFVVVDLGQPQRLMNVILYPTPNSVLFWDMVVLNGYLFLNIIIGWSVLHAVKKGVRPASWVKVLIYVSIPWAVSIHTVTAFLYAGLPGRYFWHDSLLAASFLSGAFAAGPALLLLILMIVQKVSDLKIPKEAIQTMTKIITYAWAINLFMVLLKIFSAYYSQYPAKMAAFDYMFGGYGGEQLMPWMWNFVFLGVVSLALLVIPATRNNPVTMTIALVMVFVAGWIDKGLTMVIAGFIPNPFKVHTEYWPTIPEVFISVGVYAVGLLILTVLYKVALAVQRESAS
- a CDS encoding ferredoxin — its product is MGWKITVDVDKCTGDGECVDVCPVEVYELQDGKAVAVNEEECLGCESCIEVCESNALTVEEV
- a CDS encoding YkgJ family cysteine cluster protein encodes the protein MSLDFSPFFTKYEKLLADVDKVFVTVKEQHPDCVTCTTGCSDCCHAVFDLPLIEALYLNHHFHGVLPKETKAQILAKADQADRAAYKLKYQAHKRQRSGEDTDVILEDMARKRVRCPLLNAQDRCDLYAFRPITCRLYGIPQEVGGKARTCAFSKFSPGAPYPTVHVDKIHQALAALSMELVASLNTKYNQMADMLVPPSMALLTVYDDEYLGLAKSSGCSSSGCSPSGCSPSGASTGGCGPVKKDGCSCGPNECDPGSCEPCRK
- a CDS encoding tetratricopeptide repeat protein — translated: MTASSKTDDFIKEKKNLLAQNADCGNSHYNLGVAYLSQRKWKEAEEEFFAAVESSPTLAEAYVQLGGIRMYQNDLEGCLYFNQKAVDVRPKFPVPYGNIGFVHLQNGEPEKALEPLMQALSLQPKFIQAHTTLASAYYVLGNLEKCIDHCERALKVEPRFAPAYNNLALCYYDQGKFDLALENMDKALEYGFEVVPEFRARLEEHRS
- a CDS encoding DVU0298 family protein is translated as MAYFKSMKQDFSTFLPQDDWREQWEPYLDLPLRKVLGPLFSLLLAPVPLLKWRAVSAFGVTVSRLAEQDLESARVVMRRLMWNLNEESGAIGWGAPESMGESLARCSRLAVEFNRILISYAQEPASGDGNYLDHEPLRRGVYWGMARLAEKQPDLVQQGRSTFLELLKDEDAEKRALGLWGLGSVGVGAGQENTSAVRSLIEDKNVVVLYRNDQLREYLVSDLAREALVKIES